From a region of the Natronogracilivirga saccharolytica genome:
- a CDS encoding glycine betaine ABC transporter substrate-binding protein: MRMLNATSNWKSGWTAMIVAVAALVGLQACEPAEREVELGYVQWDSEIASTHVVASVIQDELGHDVNLTAVDAGPMFTGMARGDFDAIVAAWLPGTHEAYMAEIEDDVLNLGPNLEGAKIGWVVPDYIPVNSIDELNDYVDEFGGEITGIDPGAGLMAASEDAIEEYELNFDLVSGSDAAMTAALDRAIQREEWIVVTGWTPHWKFAAHDLKYLEDPLNVFGDAEHIATLVTPDLEERLPDVYAFLDNFYWTPEEMGEVMVYIEEGMEPYDAARQWISENQDRVQEWLGN, translated from the coding sequence ATGCGTATGCTAAACGCTACCTCAAATTGGAAGTCAGGATGGACGGCCATGATTGTCGCTGTAGCAGCGCTGGTCGGTCTGCAGGCCTGCGAACCCGCAGAGCGGGAAGTTGAACTCGGATATGTACAGTGGGATTCCGAGATTGCATCCACACATGTCGTAGCTTCCGTAATTCAGGATGAGCTCGGACATGATGTCAACCTTACGGCCGTTGATGCCGGCCCGATGTTTACCGGAATGGCCAGAGGTGATTTCGATGCTATCGTAGCTGCATGGCTGCCGGGTACACATGAAGCCTACATGGCAGAAATAGAAGATGACGTTCTGAATCTTGGTCCGAATCTTGAAGGGGCCAAAATCGGATGGGTTGTACCTGATTATATACCCGTCAACAGCATTGATGAGCTCAATGACTATGTTGATGAATTCGGCGGCGAGATTACCGGAATTGATCCCGGTGCCGGTCTGATGGCAGCAAGCGAAGATGCGATCGAAGAGTACGAGCTCAATTTCGACCTGGTATCCGGTTCTGATGCAGCTATGACAGCGGCACTGGACCGTGCCATCCAGCGGGAAGAGTGGATTGTTGTAACCGGCTGGACTCCTCACTGGAAGTTTGCCGCTCATGATCTCAAATATCTCGAGGATCCGCTGAATGTGTTCGGTGATGCCGAGCATATTGCTACCCTTGTAACCCCTGATCTGGAAGAAAGATTGCCGGACGTGTATGCGTTTCTTGATAATTTCTACTGGACACCGGAGGAAATGGGCGAAGTAATGGTCTATATCGAAGAAGGTATGGAGCCATATGATGCCGCCCGTCAGTGGATATCCGAAAACCAGGACAGAGTTCAGGAATGGCTTGGCAACTAA